A window of Macadamia integrifolia cultivar HAES 741 unplaced genomic scaffold, SCU_Mint_v3 scaffold823, whole genome shotgun sequence genomic DNA:
AACTAACTTAGACAGAGCCTAAGTTTACAAAAATTACGGTGTCCATTTAACATGATTGAAGTAGCTGAGAATTGATTGGCTTATGTGGTGAACAACAGTACAATGAATTCAGATCCTCTGCTATGctcttttctctttccaatCACAAGAACAAGATAACACACATATGAAAGATTAACCAAATTCCCTACCATAAGAGAACCTAGAATGGTTCTTGCATCTAATCACAAAAAAGAAGCACCCAGTTTCTCtccacccatggtgaagagagtATCTCTTCATCTACCTCTACTGACGCTCTGATTGGACTGCTGAAATATATTACGGACCATGAACAATACCGGTGGGGGTTAATGATGAACCTTGAGTCCAATCATAGCATCACGTTACCATttggtgaagagagaaaaaacctTTTGACTTCcagaatcaaatcaaaggatTTGGATACTCTTTGCTTTCAAAATCTTACATGCAAAATTTAAGTTTGGACAGAACATATGGAGCCCTATgaaataatattattaaatCGTTTTATAACATATTACCCAATATTTGAGAGTTTCAACATGGACTGAAATGTTATAAAATTTCTTCTATCTTTATTGCTACTTTTGGTTGCACGACTCACCCTAATTAATCCTACATTGGTTTGATTCATTTTTGTGGGCTGCTCAGAATGCTAACTTAAGGGGCAATGGAGGAAAAGCAAAAGGCAGTAGCAAGGTGAGGTCATGAGTACTGCACAGATTACATTGAACTCTTCATGTAATTGAGATTCATGAATAAGCTATAGGTTACATATTTGGCTTTTGCGTCTTATAGACTTCTTGTGTGATAATGAGCTGATAATTAGAAACTTATCCCCCAAGATAATCCATAGCTCATCTATGTCCTCTGGTTAAGATAGTCACATATTTCCCTTATTATcattcatatatataaatagctATTGTGATGTTAGAAATGTGAATCTGATCAAACTGCATGGACTTCATGCTTAGATCTTTTTTACAACATATATATGGTGTTAGATATACAGTTTCCATTCTCATCtgatttcactttattttctaCCAAGTAATGCAATAGATAGTGTACCATGCTACGAACACAATACATGAGAGAGTACTAAATGTTGGTTGCTCATCAAACTTAATTTTCAATAGAAAGGTTGCTCTTCACATTAACATACGCTGCACTTTCAAAATCCTTTTTCTTGCCTTCCCTGTGAAATGCGTTAGACTTAATTTTATTAGATCGGGGAAGCTTTATCATTTTGTCAGTGACTTTCTGGAGACAACTAGAGGATGAGGATGATAAGTATATCTTTATGCAAATAGAAAGCGTAATATTGTGATCCATGTATTTCTTCATTGAGCTGCAATGTTAGTATCTCAACAACTCTTTTTGGATGGATATCCTGTATGCTTAGAATATATATAGTAATGAATTAATTGAATTTACTCCATGTCttggaaaaaataaagtaaagtaAAGACAGTTGGATAGTTTTGAAAGAACCTTTAACTACTCAGATCGAATTATAGTATGTCCTTGCAGGCAGATGACGATTCCAAAAAGCAGAGAAAACCATTTCTCACACACTTCTTCTCACCCATATTTCTAAAGGTAATGTTACAAATCATTTGGTTGAAATCTCAGCAAGGATAAACATAGAGATAGCCAACCAATTTTAAAACTATTTCTCACACACTTCTTCTCACCCATATTTCTAAAGGCAATGTTACAAATCATTTGGTTGAAATCTCAGCAAGGATAAACATAGAGATAGCCAACCAATTTTAATTTCCATGCTCATCATATTTGATTGTGCAGGCATTTTCCCTTACATTCTTTGGCGAATGGGGTGACAAGAGCCAGGTAATTAAGCTGCAAACAAGAAACTGTATCTTAAATGCCATTCCTGAAATTTGGTGTACATAATGATGCAACAAAAACCAGTTAATAACTGCTTTGTCAGCTTGCTACAATCAGTTTGGCAGCGGATGAAAACCCAACAGGCGTAGTTCTTGGTGGGATCATGTGAGTTCTTACTCTTTGCTATGCTTGTACATAATGATGCATACCTTTGTCAAATTTGTTTAATTAAAAAGAATTTTCACAGCTCAGTTGATGATTTTTCTTGGGAATACTTGCTAATACAGAAATTCTCTATTTAAATACTGGGCAAGAGATCGCTTCCTGGTCATGTGACCGCTGCACCACTACAGTGGCCAATGAGAATACACACAAGGGCATCAACATGGATGAGCCTTTTTATTCAAGAGGGGCAAGACAGTATTTCACAAGGTCCTGTGTGTGGGCagcgttctttttcccttaaataaTTAACCTATCTACCAAACCTGCTTGAACTTATTTTCTTGTATGGGTTAGCCATGATGCCTTTAATAAAAATTCATTAGTATGAAATAGAAGGTAATTTGTTCCAGAATTAGAAACAACAAAATTTCTGGGTATTGTCTAACACCAATTTTTATGCAGAGGGCAAGCATTGTGCTGTATTGTAGCTGTCATTGGAGGAAAGAGTTTGGCATCTCGGATATCTGAGAAAGTGGTAACTAATTTCACTTGAATTTtcttcctcaacctgatattgGAACTAAAGATCATCTTTTTCTATAtggctttttcttttcccttcacaTTTTTTCTCCCTAGTTTATGAAAGCAACATTGTATTCTTATTTGTACAGGTTGCAACTGTAACTGGAATTCTATTCCTAGTCTTTGGTGCCCAATCCTTCATATCAACTGTTTGAGACATGAGAGTTGGAATCTCACTTATGTGACTGTTCATGTTGAGGAAGGCAGGAAGAAGCCAATATTCGTTCTCCAAATATGATCCCTCCCCCAAATTGAGAgtgttttgagagagagagagagagagagagagagagagagagttttagatTCTTACTTTTAGTTGCAGACAAAGTTGAGGGTGTGAAACCCCTTTTCCTTAGGTTCCAGATGCATGCcattatgattattattgtaGTAAAATAGAATTACTCGTATTTAATGGGAATTTTTGAACTCTTTTGTGGTTGTAAACTTCACATGAGGTACAATCAATTATTGGTTTTTGGCGagaatttctttttaattgcttAAGTAGCAATCTTGGACATCATTCCCAGTCTTAAAGCCATCTATCTTCCTTCTTTAGCTCAGGCTGAAAATTAGCCTGATCATGACCATGTATAGCTATATCATAACCAAAGATGGAGAACTATTAGGAAGAGAATTTAGTAGCAGAGATATAAACATTGACCATTTCATTGAATCCACATTGGAGAGAAACCAGAGTTCTTCAGAAATTCTGAAGTAAATTTAGAGATCAATTAATTTTTGGGTCTGATCATCAGATATCCAAGATGATTATCAAAAGCATTGAAGTCTACTGAAGGTGCTGAGATAGAAATTAAGGATTGCCTGAAGCAATGTTCCTCAATTTTGTTCCTCTAAAAAGATGAAAATCCGCCAAATAATTTCAGTCATTCAATTCTGTTTTCCTCCTACAATTAAGGGTCAATCTCAGTAATGTGAGCACTCCCTTAAGAGATTAAtctctccattttcttcttAGTTTCCTCAAATTTACACCCCAATTTCaccataatttttctttttcaatttttaaggCAAATCTTTCAATCTGATTAATAAACTCACTAATTTAGATGAAGAGAACCTGGTAAACTAGAGCTCCAGACTAACTTAATTCATTGCGAGGAATATGACCCTTGAATGATTTTTAGGATACAAAAAGGAGCTCCTAAGATATCTGATTTTTAGGATCATAGAGAATGAATTTTTAGGTCTGATCATCAGATATCTTCGGAAAATTGTTTGCTTTAAGGGTCATATTCATTGTCATAGGAGAGCCTCCCCAACTGTCTCAACACCAAATCCTTCCTTATCCATAGGCACATCTCTGTTCCTTCGGCCTGTTGCCTCTACTGGAACGGGACCAAAGGCTCCAACCACCTATTCTTCTATTGCCTCTTCTCCTCTTGCATTTGAAAAAGAGTTTTGCCTCTTGCTGGCTTGGCTCCCGCTCCCCCCTCCACCTTATGAAAGAATGAATTAGGGTTGATATGACCTTCGCTAGTGGCTCTATCGGCGACATTACTGGAAAACTTGCCTTCTATTCCATGATCAACCACATTTGCATGGAACATAATCTTCGAAGATGGGCTATCAAATCTATTACCTTCTTTTATTGTTCAAACATCAGCTGATTTGAGTTTTAATTCAAATTTTGGCCTTGGCAGTTAGGTATACGACCACTGCTTTATTAAGTGGtggtattttctttttattttaattgagtTGATCAAAATTTGAACAAGGTTTAATCGTCTTAGGTTGGGtaggttttccaaaaaaaaaatttatagtttcagaagttcagattaggcatgccttttttttttttttttttttttaatttaatttaaattttttttatgcttaagtttttctttgaagttctttgatttattttcaattattcttGTAATTTACCTCTATGACTCCGTGTTTTGTGTGGTTTGAtctttaatttcatatttggatCATGTTTATCACTTAGATTATATAAAGGTTATGGTTTGTCATATCACATCTAGAGTTTTATTCTAATTAGTattcttatatttttcatatgAGTGGATCTGGATAAAGGTATGAACATGATAGTCCAATATGTATTTTAGGGTTTAATAACAAGATATTAGTATGTGAACTCTTACTTTCACATATATTGTTCATGTGTTACTAACCTCTGTTTTGTAGCCAGGAATGGATGTATATTTCCTTTCATCTATTAATTCTTATTCTATTAATCATGATACATTTATGattaatatttattattttataaaaaacaCTAAATAAATAGAAAGATCGGTTTAACCTGGTGGATTGAAGTGCATCACACCTTGGTCTACAACCTAACGTATACCATTCTCTTGATTGACCTATAAGTCATAATTGGAGCCCTAGACCCTAATTTATGTGGCGATTCTATCCATATATTCCTCCTCTTCCAAGAGGAAGATACCAATACTGAAAAGGATGGTAAAAAATTCGTTGTTCTTATAGTGGAGACTTCGTTGGGGATGTCAAGACTTATAATTGTTGTTTGGTTGGAAATattcttttaatttgatttgttttctttcgtCTTCGTTGGTGCGTTTATGCTAACAATGCATCATTTTTGCATCACAAATTGCATACAACACTATAAAGATTATCCCCATTTAGCCACATGATATAGTCATGAGCTTGGTGTAAAAATACGTGGTTCTTTCATATATGGAAGCCACAACCTTTAGCTTTGTACCTCCAGTTATATAAAAAAGGATGCACCACAGTACCATTTGATTAATGCATGTTAAGGCATCGAGAGAAATACATATGACATTCCATGCTAAGGGTGATTCTCATGTCCTATATCAAATTCATGCATCATGTAAGGACTTATAACCAATACAACTAAGGTTCAACATGACTAATTTGTTCTCTAAGATTCCCAAACCAATATGGTTGAGATTACATGGTTCTCAATTAGAGGGTTCATAGTGAACCCAACAATGGGATTTACTTTAGAACCGGTTACAAACCATGAAGTTTGGGCTAACCCTTGGATATTGTTTGCTTATTGCATATACATCATCATGAAACATGATTACATGACGCAAGAGGGTTTTAGACTaaggatttattattattattattattattattattattattattattattattattattattattattattattattattattattattattattattattattattattattattattattattattattattattattattattttgggaaaattatgTCCCCTCTCTTATAGTTTGCCAAAATTAcatgtggatccaagggtttgaatgaattaTTATGTCCCCTTCCCTTGTAGTTTCTTAAATTCTAACATTTAAATCCAATCCATTAGTTCTCGTGAAATTGGGACTGTTAGTTGATGACATCACCTCATATCATACCTTGTAATGCCAAAAATGTCCTTATATACACATGAACTTACCTCTATGCCCTTCTATTAAAATGACTAAATTCCATTTTCTACCTTGATTCTTGAACctgcttcattcttctttagcTAATTTGGAACGATTCCAGTGAAGTTGAGAAGATCAAAGAGCAAAGAGCAAAGTCAAATGAAGGTTTACCGCTGATGATCGTGATTTTGAAATGTTGTCGTAGGTTTTGTTGTCGCACTGTTCCAATCTCCACGGACTTATACAACACAGATTAGTCACTGGCTCGGAGGAGGCTCCGGGACCTGGctccgatgctcaagttagACTTTTAGGGTGATCAGTATATCTAGAATATTCAGACGATTGAGAGTGTTACCTGTGTTGGGGAGTAAGTCCTCCTTATATAGAAAGTTAAGGTCCTTGCTTATTGGTCCAACTCATGTAGAGCATCCCCCACATGTC
This region includes:
- the LOC122070094 gene encoding GDT1-like protein 5 isoform X4 translates to MTFSILEGLTKSLAMTVLSEIGDYTFCVAAILAMRNPRSPVFAGCLASSVLMTILSVLVGWAAPSLISRKWAHHTTTLLFFIFGLWSLWEGFTEDGDEDELEEVEEKLAAQNANLRGNGGKAKGSSKADDDSKKQRKPFLTHFFSPIFLKAFSLTFFGEWGDKSQLATISLAADENPTGVVLGGIIGQALCCIVAVIGGKSLASRISEKVVATVTGILFLVFGAQSFISTV
- the LOC122070094 gene encoding GDT1-like protein 5 isoform X3, which translates into the protein MFLGSEGVQKVPTATISSIPKISPLKKTSNRFLINSYPLFRLNILAMRNPRSPVFAGCLASSVLMTILSVLVGWAAPSLISRKWAHHTTTLLFFIFGLWSLWEGFTEDGDEDELEEVEEKLAAQNANLRGNGGKAKGSSKADDDSKKQRKPFLTHFFSPIFLKAFSLTFFGEWGDKSQLATISLAADENPTGVVLGGIIGQALCCIVAVIGGKSLASRISEKVVATVTGILFLVFGAQSFISTV
- the LOC122070094 gene encoding GDT1-like protein 5 isoform X6, coding for MRNPRSPVFAGCLASSVLMTILSVLVGWAAPSLISRKWAHHTTTLLFFIFGLWSLWEGFTEDGDEDELEEVEEKLAAQNANLRGNGGKAKGSSKADDDSKKQRKPFLTHFFSPIFLKAFSLTFFGEWGDKSQLATISLAADENPTGVVLGGIIGQALCCIVAVIGGKSLASRISEKVVATVTGILFLVFGAQSFISTV
- the LOC122070094 gene encoding GDT1-like protein 5 isoform X5, coding for MTFSILEGLTKSLAMTVLSEIGDYTFCVAAILAMRNPRSPVFAGCLASSVLMTILSVLVGWAAPSLISRKWAHHTTTLLFFIFGLWSLWEGFTEDGDEDELEEVEEKLNANLRGNGGKAKGSSKADDDSKKQRKPFLTHFFSPIFLKAFSLTFFGEWGDKSQLATISLAADENPTGVVLGGIIGQALCCIVAVIGGKSLASRISEKVVATVTGILFLVFGAQSFISTV